From the Bacteroidia bacterium genome, one window contains:
- a CDS encoding glycosyltransferase family 2 protein, translated as MKTATQTDGALSVIIIAGDEEKNIAACLESVSWAHERIVVCSSRADRTEEIARFYATRVEFREFQGYAPQKQYALDLATCEWVLSLDADERATSELRDEILRVTTDTGACDGYTIPRKNYFNDIWLRHGGWYPDRQLRLFRKSATVVTNRLVHEGFDVRGRRGELQSPMLHYTLPRVRRLLRKNLDYALYEAREKATRRRIGVLDFLLRPPIEFLKKYVFQRGFLDGWEGYIVALIHASNKLNVLIYLWEMQRRGGDGREE; from the coding sequence ATGAAAACTGCCACGCAAACAGACGGCGCACTTTCCGTTATCATCATTGCCGGCGATGAGGAAAAAAACATCGCTGCCTGCCTCGAATCCGTATCCTGGGCCCATGAACGCATTGTCGTCTGCTCCTCCCGCGCGGACAGAACTGAAGAAATCGCTCGTTTCTACGCGACCCGAGTGGAATTCCGGGAGTTTCAGGGGTATGCACCGCAAAAACAGTATGCGTTAGACCTCGCAACCTGTGAATGGGTCTTGAGTCTCGATGCCGACGAACGGGCTACATCCGAGCTTCGTGACGAGATTCTCCGTGTCACCACGGATACCGGTGCCTGTGACGGGTACACCATACCGCGGAAAAACTATTTCAACGATATTTGGCTCCGGCATGGGGGATGGTATCCCGACCGCCAACTCCGCCTGTTTCGCAAATCGGCCACCGTCGTTACAAACCGACTGGTGCATGAGGGCTTCGATGTGCGGGGCCGTCGCGGAGAACTCCAATCGCCCATGCTCCACTACACCCTTCCGCGTGTCAGGCGGCTCCTGCGAAAAAACCTGGATTACGCTTTGTATGAAGCCCGGGAAAAGGCCACGCGACGGCGTATCGGTGTTCTGGATTTTCTGCTGCGTCCGCCCATAGAATTTCTGAAAAAATACGTCTTCCAGCGTGGCTTTCTCGATGGTTGGGAAGGATATATCGTGGCGCTCATTCATGCCTCGAACAAACTCAACGTCCTGATCTATCTCTGGGAAATGCAGCGGCGCGGCGGTGACGGGAGAGAGGAGTAA
- a CDS encoding glycosyltransferase family 9 protein, translating to MPRRRRILVVRPDRIGDVALATPTIRALRHHFPDAFLAVLVRPSTEPVLRHNPHLDAILLDDYENEHAGKRGFFDRLRMLRKHDFDTALMLLPSERHAWMTFLAGIRTRIGVGNKLYQYLTFTRRVSRNKYIPLRHEADYCLDLARRLGVRTDDLSLELYLTQEEKDIAVAELKATGWRESHRLVALHPESGGSAPNWKPENYAALAERVLRETDDTQILVLLSKNGSVLQPLFDVPGKERVLIPAPRNDLRFAMACIDASSVTVSASTGPMHLAAGLGIPTVNLFCPLTACSPALWGPKGNRAEILLPVDGYCSQQCPGDPKLCTFEGGISVEDATAAVVRQLATV from the coding sequence ATGCCTCGGCGACGTCGTATCCTCGTCGTACGTCCCGACCGCATAGGCGATGTCGCACTGGCAACGCCGACGATCAGGGCGTTGCGCCATCACTTTCCCGATGCATTCCTGGCGGTACTTGTCCGTCCGTCTACGGAACCTGTGCTGCGGCACAATCCACATCTCGACGCGATTCTGCTCGACGATTATGAAAACGAGCATGCCGGCAAAAGAGGATTTTTCGACCGGCTGCGCATGCTGCGAAAACATGATTTCGATACAGCCCTGATGCTGCTCCCATCGGAACGCCATGCATGGATGACCTTTCTCGCCGGTATACGGACGCGCATCGGGGTTGGAAACAAGCTGTATCAGTACCTTACCTTCACACGCCGCGTCAGCAGGAATAAGTATATTCCGCTGCGTCATGAAGCAGATTATTGTCTCGATCTCGCCCGTCGTCTGGGTGTTCGTACGGACGATCTTTCCCTGGAGCTGTATCTGACACAGGAGGAAAAGGACATTGCCGTCGCGGAACTGAAGGCGACGGGCTGGCGGGAGTCGCACCGACTTGTCGCGCTCCATCCCGAAAGCGGAGGTTCGGCGCCGAACTGGAAGCCGGAGAACTACGCCGCGCTCGCGGAGCGCGTGCTTCGCGAGACCGACGATACGCAAATCCTCGTGCTGCTTTCGAAGAACGGGAGCGTCCTGCAACCCTTGTTTGACGTCCCCGGAAAGGAGCGCGTGCTCATTCCCGCGCCCCGCAATGACCTGCGCTTCGCCATGGCCTGCATCGATGCATCGTCAGTGACCGTGAGCGCAAGTACGGGGCCCATGCATCTCGCGGCGGGTCTTGGAATTCCGACCGTGAATCTGTTCTGTCCCCTTACAGCCTGCTCGCCGGCACTCTGGGGGCCCAAAGGGAACCGCGCCGAAATTCTACTCCCCGTTGACGGTTATTGCTCGCAACAGTGTCCGGGCGATCCCAAGCTCTGTACGTTCGAGGGCGGCATATCCGTGGAAGACGCCACCGCCGCCGTAGTCAGACAGTTGGCGACGGTATAG
- a CDS encoding AAA family ATPase gives MNDNTHLIPASIHPELTVEDYRWYCPEEIIPAETTEEVEPIEGIIGQDRALRALKLGVELYSPGYNIFVCGLSGTGKATTIKTILEHIQPRICASRDLCYVNNFDDPDQPLLLIFDRGQGAHFRSEMAEVMRLVRERIPGIFEETEYLRNRQAFVEEYNRKETELFAAFERTIEPDGFLLGRVQEGQATHPELLVRLQDKAIMISDLPAAVQQNMLSKEDAEGLMEKYRQHRNSLQEIFRQGMLLNREYQRIINDHERQTASFYLVPMFQELLASYTDDSVQHYLNSVMESLLDNLEQFKSREDMSIPSEYEVNLVLDNSATSVCPVIIETAPTFRNLFGTIERQQDTNGFFFSDFTMIKPGAVLRADGGFLVLNAADALSEPGVWKNLQRVLLYRKLEIQSIEMFTQQSVSAMKPQAIDVNLKVILIGNNEIYGLLNEYERDFKKIFKVKADFDYEMPNSELAVRQYTALVRKLITDESLKHFDKTAISSIVEYGARLVSSKKKVTTQFSEIADIVREANYWCMQNSNRYVTAEHVDKAIEETYNRHALYEEKLQEMIDEAVILIDTEGGKIGQINGLAVYGGERFSFGKPSRITASVSAGKAGIINIEREARLSGRTHDKGVLILSGYLREQFAQEHPLSFAASVSFEQSYSGVDGDSASSTEIYALLSALSGVPIRQYIAVTGSMNQKGDIQPIGGVNEKIEGFFDVCRRRGLRGCEGVIIPAQNVSDLMLKESVVQAAREGRFHIWAISNVREGIELLTGVAAGAADADGTYPEGSLFGRVQQRLRKLYELSKPLKKH, from the coding sequence ATGAACGACAATACGCACCTCATCCCCGCAAGTATTCACCCTGAGCTGACGGTCGAGGATTACCGTTGGTATTGTCCCGAGGAGATCATTCCGGCGGAGACCACAGAAGAGGTCGAGCCGATTGAAGGCATTATCGGGCAGGATCGCGCACTCAGAGCGTTGAAACTCGGGGTGGAACTCTACAGTCCCGGCTATAACATCTTCGTGTGCGGTCTCTCCGGCACAGGGAAGGCCACGACGATCAAAACCATACTCGAGCATATACAGCCGCGGATATGCGCTTCCCGCGATTTGTGTTACGTCAACAATTTTGACGATCCGGATCAGCCGCTGTTACTGATATTCGATCGCGGCCAGGGGGCCCATTTCCGCTCGGAAATGGCGGAAGTAATGCGCCTGGTGCGAGAGCGCATCCCCGGAATCTTCGAAGAGACGGAGTACCTCCGCAACCGACAGGCCTTTGTCGAGGAATACAACAGGAAGGAAACAGAACTTTTCGCGGCATTTGAACGGACGATTGAGCCGGATGGATTTTTACTGGGACGGGTGCAGGAGGGGCAGGCGACACATCCGGAGTTGCTGGTTCGCCTGCAGGACAAAGCCATCATGATCTCCGATCTGCCCGCGGCCGTGCAGCAGAACATGCTGAGTAAGGAGGACGCGGAAGGATTGATGGAAAAGTACCGGCAGCACAGAAATTCCCTGCAGGAAATATTTCGCCAGGGAATGCTGCTGAACCGGGAATATCAGCGCATCATCAATGACCATGAACGCCAGACGGCCTCGTTTTATCTCGTTCCGATGTTCCAGGAGTTGCTCGCGAGCTATACGGATGATTCGGTGCAGCATTATCTGAACTCCGTGATGGAAAGCTTGCTCGATAATCTCGAACAGTTCAAATCCCGCGAGGATATGAGCATCCCCTCCGAGTACGAGGTCAATCTCGTGCTCGACAACAGCGCAACCTCCGTGTGCCCCGTCATCATCGAGACGGCCCCGACCTTCCGCAACCTCTTCGGGACCATCGAGCGGCAACAGGATACCAACGGATTCTTTTTCTCCGATTTTACCATGATCAAGCCGGGTGCGGTGCTTCGCGCCGATGGCGGATTTCTGGTGCTCAACGCGGCGGATGCACTCTCGGAACCGGGCGTGTGGAAAAACCTGCAGCGCGTACTCCTGTACCGGAAGCTGGAAATTCAGAGTATCGAGATGTTCACGCAGCAGTCCGTGTCAGCGATGAAGCCGCAGGCAATCGATGTCAATCTCAAAGTGATTCTCATCGGAAACAACGAGATTTATGGATTGCTGAATGAATACGAGCGCGATTTCAAGAAAATTTTCAAAGTGAAGGCGGATTTCGATTACGAAATGCCGAACAGCGAGCTGGCCGTCCGCCAGTACACGGCCCTGGTGCGCAAGCTGATCACCGACGAAAGTTTGAAGCATTTCGACAAGACCGCGATCTCCTCCATCGTCGAGTACGGTGCGCGTCTCGTCAGCAGCAAAAAGAAAGTCACGACGCAGTTCAGCGAAATTGCCGATATCGTACGCGAAGCGAACTACTGGTGCATGCAGAACAGTAATCGGTACGTCACTGCGGAACACGTCGACAAGGCGATAGAGGAGACCTACAACCGGCACGCGCTCTATGAAGAAAAACTGCAGGAAATGATTGATGAAGCGGTGATACTGATTGATACGGAAGGCGGAAAAATCGGTCAGATCAACGGACTCGCGGTGTACGGGGGCGAGCGATTTTCTTTCGGGAAACCGTCGCGCATCACGGCGAGCGTCAGTGCCGGAAAGGCCGGCATTATCAACATCGAGCGGGAGGCCCGCCTGAGCGGACGAACACATGACAAAGGTGTGCTCATTCTCTCAGGCTATCTGCGCGAGCAATTCGCACAAGAGCACCCGCTGTCCTTCGCCGCATCCGTTTCCTTCGAGCAGTCGTACAGCGGTGTGGATGGCGACAGCGCTTCTTCGACGGAGATCTACGCGCTGCTTTCCGCACTCTCGGGTGTCCCTATCCGGCAGTACATCGCCGTCACGGGATCCATGAATCAGAAAGGGGATATTCAGCCGATAGGAGGGGTGAACGAGAAAATCGAGGGTTTCTTCGACGTGTGCCGTCGCCGCGGACTCCGGGGCTGCGAAGGCGTCATTATCCCCGCCCAGAACGTCAGCGATCTCATGCTGAAAGAATCCGTCGTCCAGGCGGCACGCGAGGGCCGTTTCCACATCTGGGCGATCTCCAATGTGCGGGAGGGCATCGAGTTGCTGACGGGCGTTGCGGCCGGCGCCGCGGATGCGGATGGCACGTATCCCGAAGGATCCTTGTTCGGACGTGTTCAGCAACGTCTGCGGAAGTTGTATGAACTCTCGAAACCGCTGAAAAAGCACTGA
- a CDS encoding efflux RND transporter permease subunit: MKIWNLAVDNRVAVYILILIIVVIGFQSYMSMPREAAPDITIPYIIVSVPYVGVSPTDMEGLITQPMEKEFKTLKDVKQISSSSKEGLATIFIEFETGIDVDEALRRVRDKVNSTRPKLPADILEPIISEINFSEFPIMYVNIGGSLGLPKLKEIAKDMQDKIEAIPGVLSADITGALEPEVQVNVDVNRMKGYQISFNDITEAIQGEHITIPGGSLENERTDYTIRIPGEYKNPGPIEDIIVKMRNGKPIYLRDVASVEFSFEDRKSYARLNEQQVITLPVKKRAGENLVRIAADVRQIEREMDEKLPQGVTLSITNDMSTMIEERVYELENSIMTGMFLVIIVLFMFFGVKNAMLISTAIPLSMFMGFIILSIMGITLNFVVLFALVLVLGIVVDDAIVVIENIYRHQQEYGENLITAAKKATQEVAIPVTTATLTTISAFLPLLFWPGIVGDFMSYLPITLIATMLSSLVVAFVISPVQGSVWINYRKEIAQAKRALEHPSWWRKYNPFTLIYHWVDEKFFPTAQRQYVGTLRWALKHKGKTVAGSFGLLVFVFVLFGVFNTGVEFFPNTEPSNVTLMISTPPGTPLEVTNEVARIAERNISKIEGYDDIEFRVTNVGSSNNPFDFGGSSISNKANYALSFYGKHERRQNSFTTVEEIRNTVKDIPGADVTVELEQMGPPVGKAVSIEISGEDYTQLRALSERIRETIKTVPGLVDLDDDYDAGKPEIQVIVDREKAALLEISTAQIGGTVRSAINGAEAAKFRVGEDEYKITVRLEEKQRRTVEDIENLEITFMNRRGVLMSVPLSTVADVVRTTGVTDIRRKDYKRVITVTGDAQGRLADDVLKDVKTELASFPMPDGYSVKFSGQQEEQAEAASFLMKALFITIMLIFLLMVSEFNSVKVPFVIMISVLLSLIGVLLGLLVTQTPFGIIMTGVGVIALAGIVVKNAIVLLDFAKEKIREGMPLEQALLEAGRTRLRPVVLTAISTILGVVPLATGVDIDWRQFTLVIGAESSDFWRPLGIAIIAGLSVSTFLTLVIVPTVYALLESAGNQAGAWVRRVFRRPVPQMDAAKD; this comes from the coding sequence ATGAAAATCTGGAACCTGGCTGTCGACAATCGCGTCGCCGTGTACATCCTGATTCTGATCATCGTGGTGATCGGATTCCAGTCCTACATGTCGATGCCGCGCGAAGCCGCACCCGATATTACGATACCCTATATCATCGTCTCCGTCCCGTACGTGGGAGTGAGCCCGACGGATATGGAAGGACTCATCACCCAACCGATGGAAAAGGAATTCAAGACACTCAAAGATGTAAAGCAGATAAGCTCGTCGTCCAAAGAAGGTCTTGCCACCATTTTCATCGAGTTCGAGACCGGTATCGATGTGGACGAAGCCCTGCGCCGCGTGCGGGACAAGGTGAACTCCACTCGGCCCAAACTCCCCGCGGATATTCTTGAACCGATCATCTCGGAAATCAATTTTTCCGAGTTCCCCATCATGTATGTCAACATTGGCGGATCTCTCGGACTCCCGAAGCTCAAAGAGATCGCCAAGGACATGCAGGACAAGATCGAAGCGATTCCCGGCGTGCTCAGCGCCGACATTACCGGCGCCCTCGAACCCGAGGTGCAGGTCAATGTGGATGTGAATCGTATGAAGGGCTATCAGATCAGCTTCAACGATATCACCGAAGCCATTCAGGGCGAGCATATCACCATACCCGGTGGTTCGCTGGAGAACGAGCGCACGGATTACACGATACGCATTCCGGGAGAGTATAAAAATCCCGGCCCGATAGAAGATATCATTGTGAAAATGCGCAATGGCAAACCGATCTACCTCAGGGACGTCGCATCGGTCGAGTTTTCCTTCGAAGACCGAAAAAGCTATGCGCGTCTCAACGAGCAGCAGGTGATCACACTGCCCGTGAAGAAACGTGCCGGAGAGAATCTCGTCCGTATCGCCGCTGATGTCCGGCAAATCGAGCGGGAGATGGATGAAAAGCTTCCGCAGGGCGTAACTCTGTCCATCACCAACGACATGTCCACGATGATCGAGGAGCGTGTCTACGAACTCGAGAACAGCATCATGACGGGTATGTTCCTGGTCATCATCGTTCTGTTCATGTTCTTCGGTGTCAAGAACGCGATGCTTATCAGCACTGCCATTCCGCTCTCGATGTTCATGGGCTTCATTATCCTCTCCATCATGGGCATCACGCTGAATTTCGTGGTACTGTTTGCGCTCGTGCTCGTGCTCGGGATTGTGGTGGACGATGCGATCGTCGTCATTGAAAACATTTACCGGCATCAGCAGGAATATGGTGAGAACCTTATCACCGCCGCGAAAAAGGCCACACAAGAGGTAGCCATTCCGGTAACGACGGCGACGCTGACAACGATATCGGCGTTTCTTCCGCTGCTGTTCTGGCCCGGTATCGTCGGCGATTTCATGAGCTATTTGCCCATAACCCTGATCGCGACGATGCTGTCGTCGCTGGTCGTGGCTTTCGTGATCAGTCCTGTGCAGGGTTCCGTGTGGATCAATTACCGGAAGGAAATTGCTCAGGCGAAACGCGCACTGGAGCATCCCTCCTGGTGGCGCAAATACAATCCCTTCACCCTGATCTATCATTGGGTGGACGAAAAATTCTTTCCCACCGCGCAGCGCCAGTACGTCGGCACGTTGCGTTGGGCTCTCAAGCACAAGGGCAAGACCGTTGCCGGTTCATTCGGGTTGCTTGTCTTCGTATTCGTTCTGTTCGGTGTATTCAATACGGGTGTGGAGTTCTTCCCGAACACGGAACCGAGTAACGTCACCTTGATGATATCCACGCCGCCGGGAACTCCGCTGGAGGTGACGAATGAGGTCGCCCGAATCGCGGAGCGCAACATCAGCAAGATCGAAGGATACGACGACATCGAATTCCGTGTCACCAATGTCGGCTCATCGAATAATCCCTTCGATTTCGGCGGCTCCAGTATTTCCAATAAGGCCAACTACGCGCTCAGCTTCTACGGGAAACATGAACGCCGGCAAAACTCCTTTACCACCGTCGAGGAAATTCGCAATACCGTGAAGGACATTCCGGGTGCGGATGTCACAGTGGAGCTGGAACAAATGGGACCGCCCGTCGGCAAGGCAGTCAGTATTGAGATTTCGGGCGAAGATTATACACAGCTGCGCGCCTTGTCCGAGCGCATTCGCGAGACGATCAAAACCGTTCCGGGTCTGGTGGATCTCGATGACGACTACGATGCGGGCAAACCCGAGATCCAGGTTATCGTGGACAGGGAAAAAGCCGCTCTGCTCGAGATCAGCACGGCGCAGATCGGCGGTACCGTACGATCCGCCATCAATGGTGCCGAAGCGGCGAAATTCCGAGTCGGTGAGGATGAATATAAAATCACCGTTCGCCTGGAAGAGAAACAACGGCGTACAGTGGAGGATATCGAAAATCTCGAGATCACCTTCATGAACAGACGAGGCGTGCTCATGTCCGTACCGTTGAGCACGGTTGCCGACGTTGTACGCACTACCGGCGTCACCGACATCCGTCGCAAGGATTACAAACGCGTGATCACTGTGACCGGTGATGCGCAAGGGCGACTGGCGGACGATGTACTCAAGGATGTCAAAACCGAGCTCGCGAGCTTTCCCATGCCCGATGGATATTCGGTGAAGTTTTCCGGTCAGCAGGAAGAGCAGGCCGAGGCCGCAAGCTTCCTGATGAAGGCGCTGTTTATCACCATCATGCTGATTTTCCTCCTGATGGTAAGCGAATTCAACTCGGTGAAGGTCCCCTTCGTCATTATGATCTCCGTGCTGCTGTCACTGATCGGAGTGTTACTCGGTCTGCTGGTGACACAGACGCCCTTCGGCATCATTATGACTGGTGTCGGTGTCATTGCTCTGGCGGGAATTGTTGTGAAAAACGCCATCGTATTGCTGGATTTCGCCAAGGAGAAAATCCGCGAAGGCATGCCGTTGGAGCAGGCTCTGCTCGAAGCCGGCAGAACACGTCTTCGTCCGGTCGTGCTGACGGCGATCTCGACGATTCTTGGCGTGGTACCTCTCGCGACCGGTGTTGATATCGACTGGCGGCAGTTCACGTTGGTGATCGGCGCGGAATCCAGCGATTTCTGGCGGCCGCTGGGTATAGCCATCATCGCAGGACTGAGCGTCTCCACCTTCCTTACGCTGGTGATCGTCCCGACCGTGTATGCACTTCTGGAAAGCGCCGGGAATCAGGCCGGTGCCTGGGTACGGCGTGTGTTCCGCAGACCGGTGCCACAAATGGACGCGGCGAAAGACTAA
- a CDS encoding efflux RND transporter periplasmic adaptor subunit → MKRRMILTLSVLLLTAAGLLSACGDKQANSAQQPSEKDAENAVTVSVMEVRTGDFAEVLQLTGIVASFDDVKVPSDEGGRVLHWLVPRGASVRKGQVLVVLDSAIARATYDAALAQYNIAQTNYEKQKRVYEQQGISELQLKTLQYQRDAAKAQLDMSRERLERTKVKSPINGVLNERFVENGEMSGPGLPIAHVVNTGNLKIEAGVPERFAGNFRSGDKVTFTVDALPGQKFHGTVGFVAAAVNKDNRTIPIEVLVAGAGGKLKPEMIAALNIVLAAQRDVIAIQSDYITKTNIDEFSVYVVEDGVARERKISIGGSSRGKVLISSGLNAGDKLITLGYQNVADGQPVFVKN, encoded by the coding sequence ATGAAACGTCGCATGATTTTAACGCTCTCCGTTCTGCTGCTGACCGCAGCCGGCCTGCTGTCGGCATGTGGAGACAAGCAGGCGAACTCCGCGCAGCAGCCCTCGGAAAAGGACGCTGAAAACGCGGTCACCGTCAGTGTGATGGAGGTTCGGACAGGTGACTTCGCCGAGGTATTGCAACTCACCGGTATTGTGGCTTCGTTCGACGACGTCAAAGTGCCGTCGGATGAAGGCGGTCGCGTTCTTCACTGGCTCGTTCCGCGCGGCGCATCCGTACGGAAGGGGCAGGTACTCGTGGTGCTGGACAGCGCCATTGCGCGGGCGACCTATGATGCCGCTCTGGCGCAATACAACATCGCACAGACCAACTATGAGAAGCAGAAACGGGTGTACGAACAACAGGGCATCTCCGAACTGCAATTGAAAACACTCCAGTACCAGCGCGACGCCGCGAAAGCGCAGTTGGACATGAGCCGCGAGCGTCTTGAGCGTACGAAAGTGAAAAGCCCCATCAACGGCGTCCTGAACGAACGCTTCGTGGAAAATGGCGAAATGAGCGGGCCCGGTCTGCCGATAGCGCATGTGGTGAATACCGGCAACCTCAAAATCGAAGCCGGTGTGCCGGAGCGTTTCGCCGGAAATTTCCGTTCCGGCGATAAGGTGACATTCACCGTGGACGCACTTCCCGGGCAGAAATTTCACGGGACAGTCGGTTTTGTCGCAGCGGCCGTGAACAAGGATAACCGCACCATTCCCATCGAGGTGCTGGTTGCCGGCGCCGGGGGAAAACTCAAACCGGAAATGATAGCAGCACTCAACATCGTCCTTGCCGCGCAACGCGATGTGATTGCCATCCAGAGCGATTACATCACCAAAACCAACATTGACGAATTCTCCGTGTATGTGGTCGAGGATGGTGTGGCTCGTGAAAGAAAAATCTCTATCGGCGGATCCAGCCGAGGGAAGGTATTGATTTCCTCCGGGCTTAACGCCGGAGACAAGCTCATCACGCTCGGCTATCAGAACGTAGCCGATGGTCAGCCCGTATTTGTAAAGAACTGA
- a CDS encoding TolC family protein yields MKLRVAFIILALAATASPNLTAQRGLTLDEAVKIATERNRELEVARLRMEKADYQVGEAVGTALPTISASGTYIRALKKPVFFLPDFQNPESGRIIPIEIGSDNSYQFGFSATQVLFNAAVFTGVGTARIYQDASRHLYNETYNKTVADVKKAFYGVLFVKDVHRMVQASLANAEKNLANVQLFFDQGIVSEYDLIRARVQTENIRPSVIEAERNVQLALNGLKMLLSMPPGEPIDVQGELRFEPVDPVLLDNASTLAVENNAGLRALEDQMRVNEKLVTIYRSESLPTLAAFGDYQWQAQNEHLGRISTNDFVRSSQVGVQLSLNLFNGLQTSSRVDQARVDMMTTQQQLSMAKDGMLTNTQNIRFRLDEARKRIESQTSTVEQAEKGYSIATVRYQDGSGTQLEVNDADLALMRARVNRVQAMYDYLVAAADLEQALSLHHPDSK; encoded by the coding sequence ATGAAGTTACGAGTAGCCTTTATCATTCTGGCACTCGCCGCAACCGCTTCGCCGAACCTTACGGCACAGCGCGGTCTGACCCTCGACGAAGCGGTGAAGATCGCAACCGAACGGAACCGGGAACTCGAAGTCGCACGTCTGCGGATGGAAAAAGCCGATTATCAGGTCGGCGAAGCAGTCGGTACGGCCTTGCCGACCATCTCGGCTTCCGGTACCTATATTCGCGCACTGAAAAAACCCGTGTTCTTCCTTCCGGATTTCCAGAATCCTGAAAGCGGCCGAATCATTCCCATCGAAATCGGATCGGACAATTCGTATCAATTCGGATTCTCGGCGACGCAGGTGTTGTTCAATGCTGCGGTATTTACCGGAGTCGGGACGGCCAGAATTTACCAGGATGCCTCACGGCATCTCTACAACGAGACGTACAATAAGACCGTCGCCGATGTCAAAAAGGCATTTTACGGCGTGCTCTTCGTCAAGGATGTTCATCGCATGGTGCAGGCCAGTCTGGCGAACGCGGAAAAAAACCTCGCAAATGTGCAATTGTTCTTCGACCAGGGTATAGTTTCCGAGTACGACCTGATACGCGCCCGCGTTCAGACGGAAAATATACGTCCCTCCGTCATCGAAGCGGAGCGCAACGTCCAGCTCGCGCTCAACGGTCTGAAGATGCTCCTGAGCATGCCGCCCGGTGAACCCATAGACGTGCAGGGCGAGTTGCGCTTCGAACCCGTGGACCCGGTACTGCTGGATAACGCGTCCACCCTGGCGGTGGAGAATAACGCGGGTCTTCGGGCGCTCGAGGACCAGATGCGCGTCAACGAAAAGCTCGTGACAATTTACCGGTCCGAATCCCTGCCCACGCTCGCGGCCTTCGGCGACTATCAATGGCAGGCGCAGAACGAACATCTCGGACGCATTTCGACGAATGACTTCGTGCGTTCCTCGCAGGTGGGTGTGCAGCTCAGTCTGAACCTGTTCAACGGCCTGCAGACCAGTTCGCGTGTTGATCAGGCGCGCGTGGACATGATGACGACGCAGCAGCAACTCAGCATGGCCAAGGATGGCATGCTCACCAACACGCAAAATATTCGTTTCCGGCTCGATGAAGCCCGCAAGCGAATCGAGTCTCAGACAAGCACGGTGGAACAGGCGGAAAAAGGCTACAGCATTGCCACAGTACGGTATCAGGACGGTTCGGGCACACAGCTCGAAGTCAACGATGCGGATCTGGCGCTGATGCGCGCACGGGTCAACCGCGTGCAGGCAATGTACGATTACCTCGTGGCCGCCGCCGATCTTGAGCAGGCTCTGAGTCTCCACCACCCCGATTCGAAATAA
- a CDS encoding TetR/AcrR family transcriptional regulator has product MQQEVQKLSRKEREKLFKRQEIVNAARAVFSARGFSAATLDEIAEKAEFGKGTLYNYFQSKEELFETVIADVLDEILEIAVNTCVHPGQTLKESYLAFARQLLSHLFSNVAMYNLLMREMHRMDHHPHLAAMLPNLLLILEEPLRRASVTGEIDPLPLPETQAAFIYLTTVFSVFKSVVHIHFHQMCYDGFVAMNISEEETQTLIEDGLALIERTYFYGVLCRKNGKAGRRR; this is encoded by the coding sequence ATGCAACAGGAAGTTCAAAAACTCAGTCGAAAAGAACGGGAAAAACTGTTCAAGCGGCAGGAAATCGTGAATGCCGCACGAGCGGTTTTCTCAGCCCGGGGATTCTCCGCGGCGACGTTGGATGAAATTGCCGAGAAAGCGGAATTCGGAAAGGGGACGCTGTACAACTACTTCCAGAGCAAGGAAGAACTGTTCGAGACGGTCATTGCGGACGTGCTCGACGAGATTCTGGAAATCGCCGTCAACACCTGCGTCCATCCGGGACAAACACTCAAGGAGAGCTACCTCGCGTTTGCGCGGCAATTGCTTTCGCACCTCTTCAGCAACGTGGCGATGTATAATTTGCTCATGCGCGAAATGCACCGAATGGATCACCATCCGCATCTCGCGGCCATGCTGCCGAATCTTTTGCTCATTCTCGAAGAACCGCTCCGTCGGGCAAGCGTCACCGGCGAGATCGATCCTTTGCCCCTGCCTGAAACGCAGGCCGCGTTTATCTATCTCACCACCGTATTCTCCGTCTTCAAATCCGTCGTGCACATCCATTTTCATCAAATGTGTTACGATGGATTCGTCGCGATGAACATCTCCGAAGAGGAAACGCAGACGCTGATCGAAGACGGGCTTGCGCTCATAGAACGAACCTATTTTTACGGTGTCCTCTGTCGGAAAAACGGAAAAGCGGGACGACGCCGATGA